One window of the Corticium candelabrum chromosome 7, ooCorCand1.1, whole genome shotgun sequence genome contains the following:
- the LOC134181720 gene encoding uncharacterized protein LOC134181720: protein MEGFRASLQQASLEQTMTQDSQSFSQQTCFQAIMKELKDIKELLGKVVERKGSDQNEGVQDVVGSEEFVGDRLFEIKVPKISIIKAEHSAKNSQALARNLLDCLLTKREQADRTCYGSATKNRIQPNILRAIRSHCFAKYPSSNEKAEWIRIVKALTDKRHDQSRRFQITQK from the exons ATGGAAGGTTTTCGAGCTTCTTTACAGCAGGCCTCCTTAGAACAG ACGATGACGCAAGATTCTCAGAGTTTCTCACAGCAG ACATGTTTCCAAGCAATAATGAAAGAACTGAAAGATATAAAGGAGTTACTGGGGAAAGTAGTAGAAAGGAAAGGAAGTGATCAA AACGAAGGAGTACAAGACGTTGTTGGCAGTGAAG AGTTTGTTGGGGACCGATTGTTTGAAATCAAAGTGCCAAAAATCAGCATTATAAAGGCAGAACATAGTGCAAAGAATTCCCAGGCTCTTGCTCGCAATTTGTTAGACTGTCTGCTGACAAAGAGGGAACAAGCTGACAGAACCTGCTATGGTAGTGCGACAAAAAACCGAATTCAACCAAACATTTTGAGAGCTATAAGAA GTCATTGTTTTGCTAAATATCCATCAAGCAACGAGAAAGCTGAATGGATTAGAATAGTAAAGGCACTAACTGACAAACGCCATGATCAGAGTCGTCGGTTTCAAATAACTCAGAAGTGA
- the LOC134181721 gene encoding carbohydrate sulfotransferase 14-like: MRHLADAETKTEKAETLISILTERCNNPEILKSSLAASQAITCYAFVICYVMERPLFRVPTIYLTSFRDEKTRNLLAELQESRRHFASVKASIDDRCTRFRQPLSKKQLDYFYERAVVDDNHKVIYCPVWKSGSTSWRAVMHVLKGSFKTLDDAVKSVRWIKGLTTLKSYKNRSEIELRLRTYKKFMAYREPLNRFAADYVMLKRSGKGYERQSRGVVEYVNSVRGRRDPKVPWQNMSIWDFAKFVSRFGNETTKMIKLNHQWIPQNMACYPCHINYDYYIDMESSTVNRDSRYLLMILRAPHWLKMPHVNPTTKDKTPYLSQLSEPLHNRLVSVYYNDYEIFGFKKPEHSNMIP, translated from the exons ATGCGACATCTAGCAGATGCGGAGACGAAAACGGAAAAAGCGGAGACATTGATTAGCATTTTGACAGAAAGATGCAACAACCCAGAGATACTGAAGAGTTCTCTAGCTGCTTCGCAAG CGATAACTTGCTACGCGTTCGTGATATGCTACGTCATGGAGAGACCTCTTTTTCGTGTTCCAACGATCTATCTAACTTCATTCAGAGACGAAAAAACCAGGAATCTGTTAGCAGAGTTGCAAG AATCTCGAAGACATTTTGCAAGTGTGAAAGCCTCCATCGACGACAGATGCACAAGGTTCCGACAGCCTCTTTCCAAGAAGCAACTTGACTATTTCTACGAGCGTGCCGTCGTAGATGATAATCACAAAGTCATCTACTGCCCTGTCTGGAAGTCAGGCTCGACCTCTTGGAGAGCAGTTATGCATGTACTGAAAGGCTCATTCAAGACTCTCGACGATGCCGTCAAATCTGTTCGTTGGATTAAAGGCTTGACAACACTGAAATCGTACAAGAACAGATCAGAAATCGAACTCAGACTTAGAACTTACAAAAAGTTTATGGCTTACAGAGAACCACTCAATCGTTTCGCAGCAGACTACGTAATGCTAAAAAGGAGTGGTAAAGGTTACGAACGACAAAGTCGTGGAGTAGTAGAATACGTTAACTCTGTGAGAGGACGTCGCGATCCCAAAGTTCCGTGGCAAAATATGAGCATCTGGGACTTTGCCAAGTTTGTGTCTCGTTTCGGTAACGAGACAACGAAAATGATTAAATTAAATCACCAGTGGATACCACAGAATATGGCATGTTATCCGTGTCACATTAACTACGATTATTACATCGATATGGAGAGTTCAACCGTTAACAGAGACAGTCGCTACCTTTTGATGATTCTACGCGCGCCACATTGGTTGAAGATGCCTCACGTCAATCCTACGACTAAAGACAAAACTCCGTATTTGTCACAACTTTCTGAGCCGTTGCACAATCGACTAGTATCTGTTTACTACAATGACTATGAGATTTTTGGTTTTAAGAAACCAGAACACAGTAACATGATACCCTAG
- the LOC134182763 gene encoding uncharacterized protein LOC134182763 → MAYWSPDKQFYLAMVIELETKKMARQDNPIKAAKRQLSLDYLEEAVNVEAKKIASKKKCLQWPVPRLWKETLSWVAQLKMNWTMTWYGIEPVVQAFSIWLQSFHH, encoded by the exons ATGGCCTACTGGAGCCCAGACAAACAATTTTATCTTGCCATGGTGATTGAGCTGGAGACCAA AAAAATGGCAAGACAAGACAATCCAATTAAAGCAGCGAAGAGACAACTTTCGTTGGATTATTTG GAAGAGGCTGTCAATGTTGAAGCCAAGAAAATTGCAAGCAAAAAGAAATGTCTTCAGTGGCCAGTGCCAAGGCTATGGAAAGAGACATTGTCTTG GGTAGCTCAACTGAAGATGAACTGGACAATGACATG GTACGGAATAGAGCCAGTAGTTCAAGCGTTCAGTATTTGGCTTCA AAGTTTTCACCATTGA